A genome region from Drosophila simulans strain w501 chromosome 2R, Prin_Dsim_3.1, whole genome shotgun sequence includes the following:
- the LOC6736152 gene encoding sodium channel protein 60E isoform X9, with product MSDDQATSNDEKAVAKHQVVAYTQRSQVKHENRHIQLVREYGFHPRTKASVEDGDVLPRKFEPFPEHMYGKPLEEIDTFIYEETFCVVSKRFRKNYIHRFTGTKSLFLFYPWSPARRVCVYIATNQFFDYCVMATILFNCIFLAMTETVEEAEYIFLAIYSIEMVIKIIAKGFLLNKYTYLRNPWNWLDFVVITSGYATIGMEVGNLAGLRTFRVLRALKTVSIMPGLKTIINALLHSFRQLAEVMTLTIFCLMVFALFALQVYMGELRNKCVRQVPTDWTNVSHTDWQIWVNDTDNWLYDEDELPVLCGNLTGARHCPFEYVCLCVGENPNHGYTNFDNFMWSMLTTFQLITLDYWENVYNMVLATCGPMSVSFFTVVVFFGSFYLINLMLAVVALCYEEEAEITNEERKKDLLDHRDDSTFSFDPSVLNVKKLNKNNKKKIDSRKGVLLASYSKKKTRRKKTKGGKEGGTNGNGNGSNGDDNKSHSATPSPGPSPRHSATERPSALTMQAQKQYQQMEQQHKLAKSGSGGSNTSMAPTPKGRISFQDTGVGVKNPNMLYPSDYKGQLIASSGQPSSNSSGVNRESSQDDSGVVDDHEEQDTTNDMGHVSTVELALSPREVRLIKCNGNIARIKNHNVYALHQEFSSEVVVIDDLPDRNCDRCVHWCTDYESWLQFQNCLYKVVRDPLFELAITLCIVLNTAFLAMEHHGMSESFRNALDVGNKVFTSIFTFECIVKLMALSKDFFLCGWNIFDLLIVTASLLDIIFELVDGLSVLRGLRLLRVLKLAQSWTTMKVLLSIIISTIGALGNLTLILVIVIYIFAVIGMQLFSKDYTPEKFDPDPVPRWNFNDFFHSFMMIFRILCGEWIEPLWDCMRAEEEQGASTCFAIFLPTLVMGNFMVLNLFLALLLNSFNSEELKSKKEIFKKKEVGEESKLARSIERVRDLIRKKRQERKDRKERKFAEKFQQIVLDAQQAHAQTHSHQAAVGLERGDKPGVLAETKFHRLSYQESMNRPVSGSDFGFQIPLHDGLHTIVDGLEYDDTGDLPEQIQLQAHPLPPTSDSMPPTYESAMMATTGGSFSSVNGNGTCQNLTPFVHSERRLQHQISSGVSTQQNDSREEATYTESIELRLLGQYNSTDTDPYANDQRSGCGSFNRGDSLQDNSSRRYGSEEHDEAYLKYQKSLLTRSPSYRKSLDRLSQSSGQSQRSLLKSEEAEMRRHSSGQSLNSISIEQDELLSQQGNLREELLNCDQKELFQFLQEEEDLQKGTNRSRISNVMRSRRPSSQMGQPENESLVEHSEFDNIIQSFEKELEEIKRSTTSLERKLSNLSEPSPAADEATKAIMEHIAIITGASERSAADEVVLPLNPYDSYDLSSVPRRSQSVSAAAQRQSVKLKRRSLEKQRKIDEDFSISNEIRKICDQIHAPFVAMEAMAVAATSASQAQPNQSPFLRRKVDPFTVQFDRFKRLSLIERVEEVPEEEKPISTLRIESEKMPRKFLHGPDQLRLDSLSLKSTNSYENLLIQKQKLGMATPPAVPATPPTSLKSSIEPPTLAQISSLKTTPPLAALTEHQQHFHATSIQAAPTHAHAHAHSQAHAHSMAGQRRRMEHPQSTLDKAASFQSARTESHSSGAADTSSALALAMAHKTEQSQSTAPDATQKPSAFTRLTEKPWHCLVSYVDDLTVGGRRNSQGAYNDPMTFPSYGATKAAKVPDDCFPQKCYDHFYFRCPWFMSCMDTQSAKHWTRVRTAVLTVVDTPAFEWFVLVLIFASSITLCFEDINLDKNKTLKRVLYWINFSFCLIFVVEMILKWLALGFSKYFTSFWTILDFIIVFVSVFSLLIEENENLKVLRSLRTLRALRPLRAISRWQGMRIVVNALMYAIPSIFNVLLVCLVFWLIFSIMGVQFFGGKFFKCVNEMGELLPITEVNDKWDCIEQNYTWINSKITFDHVGMGYLALLQVATFEGWMEVMADAVDARGVDLQPQREANLYAYIYFVIFIVCGSFFTLNLFIGVIIDNFNMLKKKYEGGVLEMFLTESQKHYYTAMKKLGRKKPQKVIKRPINHFLAMFYDLSNSRRFEIAIFVLIFLNMLTMGIEHYDQPHAVFFILEVSNAFFTTVFGLEAIVKIVGLRYHYFTVPWNVFDFLLVLASIFGILMEDIMIDLPISPTLLRVVRVFRIGRILRLIKAAKGIRKLLFALVVSLPALFNIGALLGLITFIYAILGMSLFGNVKLQGALDDMVNFQTFGRSMQLLFRLMTSAGWNDVLESLMIQPPDCDPFIHGHTNGNCGHPLLAITYFTSFIIISYMIVINMYIAIILENFNQAHQEEEIGIVEDDLEMFYIRWSKYDPHATQFIHFSQLSDFIASLDPPLGISKPNNVALVSFNLPISRGNKIHCLDILHALVKHVLGHVEETDNFKQLQEQMDVKFKKQFPTRKELEIVSSTRIWKRQEKAAKTIQTGWKEYLRRKREKERSNSGDSATQTSSPGGWQSKLSALNFFHLQVSRRGTACSSRASSRKSSRASDASDLSELAGPWLNLPLMLVSGADEVVKDIKQQNDELGKRVYELKPYF from the exons ATGAGTGATGATCAAGCGACGTCCAACGATGAGAAAG CTGTCGCCAAGCACCAGGTTGTCGCGTACACGCAGAGGTCGCAGGTCAAGCACGAGAACCGGCACATCCAGCTGGTGCGGGAGTACGGCTTCCACCCGCGCACCAAGGCCTCCGTGGAGGACGGCGATGTGCTGCCCCGCAAGTTCGAGCCCTTTCCGGAGCACATGTACGGAAAGCCGCTGGAGGAGATTGACACCTTCATTTACGAGGAG aCCTTCTGTGTAGTATCCAAGCGGTTCCGGAAGAACTACATCCATCGCTTCACGGGCACAAAGAGCCTCTTCCTCTTCTACCCATGGAGCCCAGCAAGGCGCGTTTGCGTCTACATCGCCACCAACCAGTTCTTCGACTACTGCGTCATGGCCACCATTCTGTTCAACTGCATCTTCCTGGCCATGACGGAGACCGTGGAAGAGGCGGAGTACATCTTTCTGGCTATTTACTCTATCGAAATGGTCATCAAGATTATTGCCAAGGGCTTTCTGCTCAACAAGTACACGTATCTGCGAAACCCGTGGAATTGGCTGGACTTCGTGGTAATTACTAGTGGCTACGCCACCATCGGCATGGAGGTGGGCAACCTGGCGGGGCTGCGCACTTTTCGCGTGCTGCGCGCCCTCAAGACGGTGTCCATCATGCCCGGATTGAAGACGATCATCAACGCGTTGCTGCACTCCTTCCGCCAGCTGGCGGAGGTCATGACGCTGACCATCTTCTGCCTGATGGTCTTCGCGCTCTTTGCCCTCCAGGTATACATGGGCGAGCTGCGCAATAAGTGCGTGCGCCAGGTTCCCACCGACTGGACGAACGTGTCTCATACGGACTGGCAGAT CTGGGTCAACGACACCGACAACTGGCTATATGACGAGGATGAACTGCCCGTGCTGTGTGGTAACTTAACTGGAGCCCGACACTGCCCTTTCGAGTACGTGTGCCTCTGCGTAGGCGAGAATCCCAATCATGGCTACACCAACTTTGACAACTTTATGTGGTCCATGCTGACGACATTCCAGCTTATCACGCTCGACTACTGGGAGAATGTATATAACATG GTGCTGGCAACATGTGGTCCTATGAGCGTCTCCTTCTTTACCGTGGTGGTTTTCTTTGGTTCGTTTTATCTAATCAATCTGATGTTGGCTGTAGTGGCGTTATGTTACGAGGAGGAAGCAGAGATAACAAACGAG GAACGCAAGAAGGATCTCTTGGACCATCGGGATGACTCCACTTTTAGCTTCGATCCCTCGGTGCTCAACgtaaaaaaactaaacaaaaacaacaaaaaaaagatcGACTCACGGAAAGGAGTCCTCTTGGCATCGTACAGCAAGAAAAAAACTAGgcgaaaaaaaaccaaaggcGGAAAGGAAGGTGGCACCAACGGCAATGGGAACGGCAGCAACGGGGACGACAACAAATCCCATTCGGCCACCCCCAGCCCTGGACCAAGTCCCCGCCATAGCGCAACTGAACGCCCCTCGGCACTTACTATGCAAGCGCAAAAACAATACCAGcagatggagcagcagcacaagcTGGCCAAATCAGGTAGTGGCGGTAGCAACACTTCAATGGCCCCCACGCCCAAGGGGCGCATCAGCTTCCAGGACACCGGTGTGGGCGTAAAGAACCCTAATATGCTTTACCCCTCGGATTACAAAGGCCAGCTCATCGCCAGCAGCGGTCAGCCGAGCTCCAACTCAAGCGGCGTGAACCGCGAGTCCTCGCAGGACGACTCTGGAGTAGTGGACGATCACGAGGAACAAGATACGACGAACGATATGGGGCACGTGTCCACCGTTGAGCTGGCTCTCTCCCCACGCGAGGTACGCCTTATTAAATGCAATGGAAACATTGCCCGCATCAAGAACCACAATGTGTACGCCCTGCACCAGGAATTCTCTTCGGAGGTGGTGGTGATCG ATGACCTACCCGACCGAAACTGTGATCGCTGCGTTCATTGGTGCACCGACTATGAAAGCTGGCTACAATTTCAAAACTGCCTATACAAGGTAGTGAGGGATCCCCTTTTCGAGCTGGCCATCACACTTTGCATCGTGTTAAACACCGCCTTTTTGGCCATGGAACACCATGGGATGAGTGAGAGCTTCCGCAACGCCCTGGATGTGGGAAACAAA GTTTTTACGTCAATTTTCACGTTTGAGTGCATTGTCAAGCTAATGGCTCTGTCTAaagatttttttctttgcggATGGAACATTTTCGACCTTCTCATCGTTACTGCGAGCTTGCTTGATATAATATTTGAGTTGGTTGATGGCTTGAGTGTCTTGCGTGGCTTGCGTTTG cTAAGGGTATTAAAATTGGCTCAATCGTGGACTACAATGAAAGTGCTGCTTAGCATTATAATCTCGACGATCGGCGCTCTTGGCAATCTCACGCTCATTTTGGTCATAGTTATCTACATATTCGCTGTTATCGGCATGCAATTGTTCTCCAAAGACTATACGCCCGAGAAGTTTGATCCAGATCCAGTGCCAAG ATGGAATTTCAATGACTTCTTTCACTCATTTATGATGATCTTTCGCATTCTGTGCGGCGAATGGATCGAGCCTCTTTGGGATTGTATGCGAGCCGAAGAAGAG CAAGGAGCCTCCACCtgctttgccattttcctgcCGACCCTAGTGATGGGAAACTTCATGGTGCTTAACTTGTTCTTGGCCTTGTTGCTCAACAGTTTTAACTCCGAGGAGCTCAAGTCGAAAAAAGAG ATTTTCAAGAAGAAG GAAGTGGGCGAGGAGTCCAAGTTGGCAAGGAGTATCGAACGAGTGCGCGACCTGATTCGCAAGAAGCGACAAGAGCGCAAGGATCGCAAGGAGCGAAAGTTTGCTGAGAAGTTCCAGCAGATCGTACTAGACGCCCAGCAGGCGCATGCTCAGACTCACTCCCATCAGGCTGCAGTTGGTCTGGAGAGAGGCGACAAGCCCGGTGTGCTGGCCGAAACCAAGTTTCATAGATTGAGCTATCAG GAATCTATGAATCGCCCAGTTTCTGGATCCGATTTTGGCTTCCAGATTCCCCTGCATGACGGGCTGCATACGATAGTCGATGGCCTTGAGTATGATGACACGGGAGACTTGCCAGAGCAGATCCAGCTACAGGCGCAtccactgccacccacttcaGACTCGATGCCACCTACGTATGAAAGTGCTATGATGGCCACCACTGGAGGCTCATTTTCCTCTGTCAATGGAAACGGGACCTGCCAAAATCTAACGCCGTTCGTCCATTCGGAGCGCCGGCTGCAGCACCAAATCTCTTCGGGAGTGAGCACCCAACAGAACGATTCACGCGAGGAGGCTACCTACACAGAATCAATCGAGCTGCGCCTGCTGGGCCAATACAACTCTACCGATACAGACCCGTACGCTAACGATCAAAGGAGCGGCTGTGGTTCCTTTAACCGAGGCGACTCACTGCAGGACAACTCATCGCGGCGCTATGGAAGCGAAGAGCACGACGAGGCCTATCTCAAGTATCAGAAGTCCCTGCTGACGCGATCACCTAGCTACCGAAAGTCACTGGATCGCTTATCCCAATCTAGTGGGCAGTCTCAGCGCTCATTGCTCAAGTCAGAAGAGGCTGAGATGCGGCGACATTCGAGCGGCCAGTCCCTCAACTCCATATCTATTGAACAGGATGAACTGCTGTCTCAGCAGGGCAATTTGCGAGAGGAACTGCTCAACTGCGACCAAAAGGAACTATTTCAGTTCCTGCAGGAGGAAGAGGATCTGCAAAAAGGGACCAACCGGAGCCGTATCTCAAATGTCATGAGATCCCGACGACCGTCTAGTCAGATGGGACAGCCTGAGAACGAATCATTGGTGGAACACTCAGAGTTTGACAATATAATTCAGAGTTTTGAGAAAGAACTAGAAGAGATCAAGCGGTCCACCACATCGTTAGAGCGCAAACTTTCCAACCTTTCAGAGCCCTCTCCGGCGGCCGATGAAGCCACTAAAGCCATTATGGAGCACATTGCTATCATTACAGGAGCCTCCGAGCGCTCGGCCGCCGACGAGGTAGTGCTCCCCTTAAACCCGTACGACAGTTATGACCTGTCAAGCGTACCACGACGTTCGCAATCCGTCAGCGCAGCCGCTCAGCGCCAGTCCGTAAAACTAAAGCGTCGAAGCTTAGAAAAACAACGCAAGATCGATGAGGACTTTAGCATCTCAAATGAGATACGCAAAATCTGTGATCAAATCCACGCCCCCTTCGTGGCCATGGAAGCAATGGCAGTCGCAGCCACCAGCGCCAGCCAGGCGCAACCTAATCAATCACCCTTTCTCAGGCGAAAGGTCGATCCGTTCACAGTGCAGTTTGATCGCTTCAAGCGTCTTTCCCTTATTGAGCGCGTGGAGGAAGTACCCGAGGAGGAGAAGCCTATCTCGACGCTACGCATTGAGTCGGAGAAGATGCCGCGCAAGTTTCTGCACGGTCCCGACCAGCTGCGCCTGGACAGCCTCTCTCTAAAGAGCACGAACTCGTACGAAAACCTCCTGATCCAGAAACAAAAGCTGGGCATGGCCACGCCACCCGCCGTTCCTGCTACTCCGCCTACCTCCTTAAAATCGAGCATCGAGCCACCGACACTGGCGCAAATTTCATCGCTAAAAACCACCCCGCCGCTGGCTGCTCTTACCGAGCACCAGCAGCACTTTCATGCCACTAGCATTCAAGCAGCACCCACtcacgcccacgcccatgcCCACTCTCAGGCACATGCTCACTCAATGGCTGGGCAGCGGCGACGCATGGAGCATCCACAATCGACGCTAGACAAAGCCGCATCCTTCCAGTCAGCGCGCACCGAGTCGCACAGCTCGGGAGCGGCAGACACAAGCTCAGCCCTGGCTCTGGCCATGGCCCATAAGACTGAGCAGTCGCAGTCGACGGCGCCAGATGCCACCCAGAAGCCGTCTGCATTTACGCGACTGACCGAAAAACCATGGCATTGTTTGGTTTCCTACGTAGACGATCTCACTGTCGGTGGGAGGCGTAACTCGCAGGGAGCTTACAATGATCCCATGACTTTTCCGAGCTACGGGGCCACAAAGGCCGCCAAGGTGCCTGACGACTGTTTTCCTCAGAAGTGCTACGATCA TTTCTACTTTCGCTGCCCCTGGTTCATGAGCTGCATGGACACGCAGAGCGCCAAGCACTGGACGCGCGTGAGGACGGCTGTCTTAACGGTTGTCGATACTCCGGCCTTTGAGTGGTTTGTGTTGGTGCTGATCTTTGCGTCAAGTATCACGCTCTGCTTCGAGGACATTAACCTGGACAAGAACAAGACGCTAAAAAGAGTGCTATACTGGATTAACTTCTCCTTCTGTCTGATTTTCGTCGTTGAAATGATCCTCAAGTGGCTGGCCCTCGGATTTTCCAAGTACTTTACCAGCTTCTGGACCATTCTTGATTTCATCATAGTGTTT GTATCAGTATTCTCGCTGCTTATTGAAGAGAATGAGAACCTTAAGGTCCTAAGATCGCTACGCACACTACGAGCTTTGCGTCCGCTGAGAGCCATCTCTCG GTGGCAAGGAATGCGGATTGTAGTAAACGCTCTCATGTATGCAATACCATCAATTTTCAATGTTCttttggtttgtttggttttttggttgaTCTTCTCAATAATGGGTGTTCAGTTCTTTGGTGGTAAATTTTTTAAGTGCGTTAATGAGATGGGCGAGCTACTGCCGATTACT GAGGTTAACGACAAGTGGGACTGCATCGAACAGAACTACACGTGGATTAACTCTAAGATTACTTTCGACCACGTGGGGATGGGCTATCTGGCCCTGCTGCAAGTGGCGACCTTCGAGGGCTGGATGGAGGTAATGGCAGACGCTGTTGATGCTCGTGGAGTGGACCTGCAACCGCAGCGGGAAGCCAACCTATATgcgtatatttattttgttatatttattgtgTGCGGATCGTTCTTCACACTGAATCTATTCATTGGAGTTATTATTGATAACTTTAACATGCTTAAGAAGAAG TATGAAGGAGGAGTGTTGGAAATGTTTCTCACCGAATCTCAAAAACACTATTACACGGCTATGAAAAAATTGGGACGAAAGAAACCACAGAAAGTTATTAAGCGACctataaatcattttttagcTATGTTTTATGATTTATCCAATTCGAGAAG GTTCGAGATCGCGATCTTTGTACTgatttttctaaatatgctTACAATGGGCATCGAGCACTACGATCAGCCTCATGCAGTCTTCTTCATTCTGGAAGTGAGCAACGCCTTTTTCACCACAGTATTTGGTCTAG AAGCCATTGTGAAGATTGTCGGTCTGCGCTACCACTACTTCACAGTGCCATGGAACGTGTTCGACTTCCTTCTGGTGCTGGCCTCCATCTTCGGGATTCTGATGGAAGACATCATGATAGACCTGCCCATTAGTCCGACGTTACTTCGGGTGGTCCGCGTCTTTCGCATTGGGCGTATATTGCGGTTGATCAAGGCCGCCAAGGGTATCAGAAAGTTGCTATTCGCTCTCGTAGTGTCCCTGCCCGCCCTCTTTAACATCGGAGCTCTGCTAGGACTGATCACCTTTATCTACGCAATTCTGGGCATGTCGCTGTTCGGAAATGTCAAGCTCCAAGGTGCCCTCGATGACATGGTGAACTTCCAGACCTTCGGGCGCAGCATGCAGTTACTGTTCCGGTTGATGACCTCAGCCGGGTGGAACGACGTCCTTGAGTCCCTGATGATACAGCCGCCCGACTGCGACCCATTTATCCATGGGCACACTAACGGAAACTGCGGTCACCCGCTTCTAGCCATTACCTACTTTACGAGCTTTATCATCATCAGCTATATGATTGTGATCAACATGTATATTGCCATTATCCTGGAAAACTTCAATCAGGCGCACCAGGAAGAGGAAATCGGTATCGTCGAGGACGATCTGGAAATGTTTTACATTCGCTGGTCAAA ATACGATCCACATGCCACCCAATTTATACACTTCTCGCAACTGTCCGATTTTATTGCCTCTCTCGATCCACCATTGGGCATCTCGAAGCCCAATAATGTCGCTTTAGTGTCATTTAATCTACCCATTTCTAGGGGTAATAAAATACACTGTCTCGACATTTTGCACGCGCTCGTTAAGCACGTGCTAGGTCATGTCGAGGAGACCGATAACTTCAAACAGTTGCAGGAACAAATGGATGTCAAGTTCAAGAAACAGTTTCCAACGCGCAAAGAATTGGAAATTGTTTCGTCGACGCGGATCTGGAAGCGCCAGGAAAAGGCGGCCAAGACCATTCAAACGGGCTGGAAGGAATATTTGCG GCGCAAGCGGGAAAAGGAACGCTCCAATTCTGGGGACAGCGCCACTCAAACTTCCAGCCCTGGCGGATGGCAATCAAAACTTTCTGCCCTAAATTTCTTCCACCTTCAG GTGAGTCGTCGAGGCACCGCCTGCTCCAGTCGAGCCTCGTCTCGAAAATCGTCGCGTGCCTCGGATGCATCCGATCTTAGCGAACTAGCTGGGCCCTGGTTGAACCTGCCTCTGATGCTCGTCTCAGGTGCCGACGAAGTAGTCAAGGATATAAAACAGCAAAACGACGAGCTGGGCAAACG TGTATATGAACTTAAGCCCTATTTCTAG